One window from the genome of Cucumis melo cultivar AY chromosome 12, USDA_Cmelo_AY_1.0, whole genome shotgun sequence encodes:
- the LOC127144150 gene encoding uncharacterized protein LOC127144150 has product MPPRRGTRRGGGRGGRGAGRGQPEAPPVAPAVDPNAPVTQADLAAMEQRYQDMLQAALAPFLAAQQNQAAPVQAEAAPAQAQAAPVQAQAVAPPAPEEAQPVPVQLSAEAKHLRDFRKYNPKTFDGSMDNPTKAQMWLTSIETIFRYMKCPEDQKVQCAVFFLEDRGTAWWETAERMLGGDVSKITWEQFKENFYAKFFSANVKHAKLQEFLNLEQGDMTVEQYDAEFDMLSRFAPDMVRDEAARTEKFVRGLRLDLQGIVRALRPATHADALRIALDLSLPERADASKAAGRGSALGQKRKVETQPDVAPQRTLRSGGVFQRHRRELAAAGRTLRELPACTTCGRVHGGRCLAGSGVCFRCRQPGHTADMCPRKPFEATPPQPSAAQQGRVFATTRQEAERAGTVVTGTLPILGHYAFVLFDSGSSHSFISSVFVQHVGLEVEPLGSVLSVSTPSGEVLLSKEQIKACRVEIANRMLDVTLLVLDMQDFDVILGMDWLSANHANIDCYGKEVVFNPPSEASFKFRGAGMVCIPKVISAMKASKLLSQGTWGILASVVDVREPEVSLSSEPVVREYPDVFPDELPGLPPPREVDFAIELEPGTAPISRAPYRMAPAELKELKVQLQELLDKGFIRPSVSPWGAPVLFVKKKDGSMRLCIDYRELNKVTVKNRYPLPRIDDLFDQLQGATVFSKIDLRSGYHQLRIRDGDIPKTAFRSRYGHYEFVVMSFGLTNAPAVFMDLMNRVFKEFLDSFVIVFIDDILIYSKTEAEHEEHLHQVLETLRANKLYAKFSKCEFWLRKVTFLGHVVSSEGVSVDPAKIEAVTNWTRPSTVSEIRSFLGLAGYYRRFVEDFSRIASPLTQLTRKGTPFVWSPACERSFQELKQKLVTAPVLTVPDGSGNFVIYSDASKLCGHSQCITNGVKIIPLFINALHSASEDRRSFDAHVTMSEEILSPNALSLDILKKHQYIMIFL; this is encoded by the coding sequence atgccgccacgtagaggtacacgccgaggaggtggtaggggaggcagaggagccggtcgtggccagccggaggcgccacctgttgcaccggcagtcgacccaaacgcaccggtcacccaggcggatctcgccgcgatggagcagcgttatcaggacatgctgcaagctgctttggcgcctttccttgccgcccagcagaaccaggccgcccctgttcaggccgaggccgcccctgctcaggcccaggccgcccctgttcaggctcaggccgtcgctcctccagcccctgaggaagctcaaccagtaccagttcaactgtcggccgaggcgaaacacttacgggatttcaggaagtataatcccaagacctttgacggatccatggacaaccccacaaaggcccaaatgtggttgacgtccatagagaccattttccggtacatgaagtgcccagaagaccagaaggtgcagtgtgcagtcttcttcttggaggacaggggcaccgcctggtgggagaccgcggagagaatgctagggggcgatgtaagcaaaataacatgggagcagttcaaggagaacttctatgctaagtttttctccgccaatgtgaagcacgccaagctgcaagagttcctaaacttggagcaaggcgacatgacggtggagcagtacgacgccgagttcgatatgctgtcccgctttgctcccgatatggtaagagatgaggctgccaggacggagaaatttgttagaggactcaggctagaccttcagggcattgtcagagccctccgcccagccacgcatgctgatgcactacgtatagcactggatttgagcctgcctgagagagccgatgcgtctaaggctgccggcagagggtcagccttgggacagaagagaaaggttgagacgcagcctgacgtagcaccgcagcgaacactgaggtcaggaggtgtcttccagagacaccgacgggagcttgcagcagccgggaggactctgagagagctacccgcttgtactacctgcgggagagtccacggaggtcgttgcttggctggaagtggagtctgctttaggtgcagacagccggggcacactgctgatatgtgtcctcggaaaccctttgaggcgacaccgccccagccttctgcggcccagcaggggagagttttcgccactacccggcaggaggccgagcgagctggcactgtggtgacaggtacgctcccaattttggggcactatgcttttgtgctatttgactctgggtcatcccactcgtttatatcctccgttttcgtgcagcatgtgggtttagaggtagagcctttgggtagtgttttgtcggtttctactccatctggggaggtcctgttatccaaagaacaaataaaggcatgtcgggtagagatagcgaatcgtatgttagacgtgaccttgctagtgttagacatgcaggattttgatgtgatactaggcatggattggctatcagccaaccatgcaaatatagactgttatggcaaggaagttgtcttcaaccctccctccgaggctagtttcaaattcaggggggcaggcatggtatgtatacccaaggtcatctcagccatgaaggctagtaaactactcagccagggtacttggggtattttggcaagcgtagtggatgtgagagagccggaagtttccctatcttccgaaccagtggtaagagagtaccccgacgtttttccagacgaacttccaggacttccgcctcccagagaagtagacttcgctatcgagttagagccgggcactgccccaatctcgagggccccttacagaatggctccagccgaactaaaggagttgaaggtccagttacaggagttgctggacaaaggcttcatccggcccagtgtgtcgccttggggagccccagtattgttcgtgaagaagaaggatgggtcaatgcgcctttgtattgactaccgagagctgaacaaggtgacagtcaaaaaccgctaccccttgcccaggattgatgacctgttcgatcagttgcagggagccaccgtcttctccaagatcgacctgcgatcaggctatcaccagttgaggattagggacggtgacatccccaagacggcctttcgatcgaggtacggacattacgaattcgttgtgatgtctttcggcttgactaacgctcctgcagtattcatggatctgatgaacagggtgtttaaggagtttctagactcgttcgtcatagtcttcattgacgacatcctcatttactcaaaaactgaggctgagcacgaggagcacttacaccaagttttggagacccttcgagccaacaagttgtatgccaagttctccaagtgtgaattctggttaaggaaggtgacgtttcttggccacgtggtttccagtgagggagtttcagtagatcccgcaaagattgaagcggtgaccaactggacccgaccgtccacggttagtgaaattcgaagttttctgggcttggcaggttactacaggaggttcgtggaagacttctcacgtatagccagcccgttgacccagttgaccaggaagggaaccccttttgtctggagtccagcatgcgagaggagctttcaggagctcaaacagaagctagtgacggcaccggtcctgacagtgcccgatggttcgggaaactttgtaatctatagtgacgcctcca